In Camelus dromedarius isolate mCamDro1 chromosome 16, mCamDro1.pat, whole genome shotgun sequence, the genomic stretch GTTGCTTCCTGGCCCATGATTTCCTACTGAAGCATTCCTCTCTTCTAGAACATTCTCTCCCTCCGTCTTCGCCAGACTCTCCTCTGCATAGCACGCTCCCCTCTTCCCAACTATCACTCTGTTACCAAGACCCCGTCGTATAATTGTGCTGGTCAGCGTCTCCCCTACTTAACTGGGCTGCCACTAAGGGTAGGGTTATGGTCCTTGGTTCTGGGGTCCCCAGCTCCTAGCACAGAGATGCTCTGTGGATGCTCTTGGAAGGAAGTCACCAAGAGACCCGTATCTGAATGTTCCCTGTGCCCTTGGCCTTGCTGGCcctccattttctcacctgcctccctgccaggTTAGTAGGAGGGAGCCTTACAAGGAGCCTGTGTCGACAGATGAATGTGTTTTGGAGACACTCATCAAAGTACACGGATAGAGCCCAAAGAAGCAAGGCCGCCTACGGCGGGAACCCTCCGCTCGCCCCTCTGCCTTCCTGCGAATGTGGTTGGAGGGCGGCCCAGGCTCCTGGGGACCCCTGGGTcccttccccgcccctcccccactccaggTGTCTACGTCTCCagctattttcttttctgatcccAGGTTCAAAAGAACAACATATCTGGGAGCGACAGCCACGGGGAAACAAAAGCCGGCAGGCTCCCTCTTGCTGGCCCGGCCGTGGGCCTGCCGGGTGCCGCCCGCCTCGCCAGTCTCGCCCGTCTCAGGCCGGCCCAGGGCGGAGGGCGCCCGGGCTCCGCGTGCATTGATGCCCAGGCCACTCGGAGCCTCCGCTCCCGCTCCCGGGAAGGCCAGCTGGGGGccagagcagggggagggagaaggccgCCCTAGTTAGAGCCCTAACATGCTCCTTTCAAAGCCTTTCAGACGtccctgccctggggcaggaatggtgcaataataataaaacaacattTGCATAGAGATTtcgtttacaaagcactttctcaGGGGTGGGAGGCGCCGGGGTGGCCCCTGGAATCCTGGCTGGGAGGCCGCGGCCGAAGCTTGGGTCCACCCACCAGGCCAGCTTGGGACCGCGCGCGAGGTAAACAAAGCGCTATTCATCTAAGTATTTACGACTCCTCTgggtttcattcctttttccctctctcctgtgAAAAGCCCAGTCTGGCTGGTCACTCAGGCCAGAGGAGGGGTGTCAGGAGTCCCGGAGGGAGCGGTGGGCTGGGACCCGAGGGAAGGGAGGCGGGGATGCCAGGCCTCCCCACCTCTGCAgccctcgccccgcccccgcgccctcGGGCTCCCCAGCTCCTGCGAATCCGGGAATCGGAGCAGCCTCGCTGGGGGTGGTTTGTGCAACTCTCCTCACAGCTCACCTGTGGCTATGTCTTCAGGTGGAAAGTCTGAACGCAGGTTTGGTAACGTCTGCGTGTGCGGGATGCGTGTCTGGGAACATACAGATAAGCAGCGTGGGGGGGCTGTGCTCGTCCCTCCCCCGCCGCGAGGGCTGCAGGTGGGAGTTCCGTACACCGAGTGGGGCGGCGGGCCCCGGGGGCGTCTGCACCTgcgtgggggaagggggagacagCTGGGCGCCGCTCTTGCCTGGCTGTGCCTGGGGAGCCAAGCCTGGGAGTCATCGCAGTCATGGGAGTCGGCCTCAGAGCCTGGCCCCTTAAGGGTCCTGATGTACATACATATAGTCTCCACCTGCAGCGTGGGAGCAGCCTCCAGCAGCCCCAGCGCGAGAGAGAGGATGCAAGAGGTCATTGCAGGGCTGGAGCGGTTCACCTTCACCTTCGAGAAGGATGTAGAGATGCAAAAGGGCACTGGACTCCTGCCTTTCCAGGGCATGGACAGTGAGTGAGGACGGGGACCCCGCATgagccctctctccctcccccaggcttcTCTGCAGGCCTGTCTGCTCAGCTCCCCCACGGGGCGGCCCCTGCTCTCGGCTGCTCGCCAGGGAGACTGAGTAGGGGCCTTGGGCCCACAGTCTGGGATTCCCAGCTTTGCCCCCTCTCCTCTCAGGCCTCCCCTCTTACATCCTCACCAGgactccaaaaaacaaaaaacaaaaacagggctGGCCCTGGGAGAGCAGAGACCCCAGAGAGGTAAATTGAGAGAAGCTGGGAAAAAAACATCTTGGTGTCTCGAGCTCCCAGGCTGGCCTTGTACCCTTCCATTGCCTCTGTTTCAGAGTTGGGGGTGCTTAGACACCGTGTTGAGGTCCGGGGGCCAGCATCCAAAGGGACAGGGCTTGGGGGCCCCCAAGCCCGAGCcttgggggtggaggagaggccTGCTGCTGCAGCCTCTGAAGATGCTGccccctctgccttcctccccgTCCAGAGTCGGGCTCAGCTGTGTGCAACTTCTTCGCTAAGGGGCTCTGCGAGAAAGGTGGGTCAGCAGGTGGGCCTGGGTGGGTGGGAGCAGGGCTAGGGTTCAGCTGGGCCTGAAATAGGCTGTTGAATTTGCACCTAGGGAGGGCAAGGTGGGATGGGACAAAATTTTAGTCTTACAACAAGTAGGCAGAGGGCACGTGGGTGGGTCCGTCAAGAACCCTGCCCCTGCTAATcacccccccaccctccaccccaggtCTCCCTGATTCCACAGCAATGATTAGGGGAGTCAGGGATGCCAGAAGGAGacattcccttctttccaccttgctgggggtgggagtgcTTGTGGGTGTCAGCTGTGTCCCCCCAGGAGGCCCCTGacttctttgttttcctcccaGCAGGGAGAGTGGCTTCCTTTCCCCACTCTTGTCCTCTGAATCTATACAAGACCTGCTCAGCTATACAAGACCATTTCTTGTGTCTTAAGAGAGGCCTGGCCACAGCCCGTGAAATGCTACAGCAAGCACCCCGATTTCTCGCCCACCCCAATGTGGGTCAACACGATGCTCTTCCAAACCCCTCTCCCTAAATGCAGCCACTCTGGGCAAATGCGGGGCTTCTCAACTTTTCTTCTGGTTCGTGAACCGCTCACAAGCTCTTCCTATAGAAATATAGTTGCCCCAAATTCTTGCTTCCAAAATGGGGGTCTCCAGTCCCCCTGGAGATCCAGGTTAACAAACTCTAAATGAGTGTAGGAGCTGCTTTTGGGATCCAAGTGCTTCTGTTTTGGGGAAGCTGGGAAGCCAGGAGGAGCACAGGCAGGGGAGGACCTGGAGCCATTTTTGCCACGAGCCTCCTTTATGTTTGGGCCAGCACTGGGTGAGTGGGTGAGGAGGGAAATGAGGTCACTGGTCACTCCTGGCCTTGTGAAGCCAGGACCAGTGATGCGTCCTGGGGTCCTGCCTCCTCAGCTCCGCCCTTCCAGGCTCTGGAGCAGTGGCTCGCAGTGACGCCCTCTTGGAGAGCAATAGGACTGTTCATGGGTCCGGAAGGTCAGACCCAGGCATCAAAGGCCAGGGGTAAAGGGTAAGGCTGTTTAAAAAGAACACCTCCCCAGCACCCCTCAGGTTCTATCTGAGAGTTGGCCAAGCGGGAAGCCGGTCCTGCTTAGAAACTTAGGAACCGTGGTGTCCTTCCGGCTGAGGGCAAGGCCACCTTAGTGAAGATGACAAAGAGTTAACTAGAACACTTCCATTTCCTCCTTAATTGTTACAAAGTTGGCTCTTACGTCACCATGTTAGATCTCCGGAATCAGGAAACATAACAATTTTTTAAGACATGATTCAATAGGCCCTTAATGAGCCTTACTTTGTGCTGGGAcctggctgggtgggtgggtgtgggggcagggctggaaacCACGGCTCTCTGGTAGGACCCCCGCTGACCCCCAAATCAGGCTGGAGTGGGGGTGTGTAGGTTGCTGTGGGAGGTGTCCTGACAGCCTGGGGGCCTCCCGGGGGCTGAGGAGGGCCAGGGCACTgtgccagagagggctggggtgtGGCAGTGGGAACAGCCATCTGTTCAGCCGTCTCTGGCCCCCAATTCTAGCCTCTCCCAGGGTCCAGGTGAAGGGACGGAGGGAAGCTTCCAGGGGTGTGCTGGGCCCAGGCTCGGGCGAGTGGGGACCCTCAGCTGGGTGCTCTGGTGTCCGCAGGGCGGCTGTGCCCGTTCCGGCACGACAGAGGGGAGAAGATGGTGGTGTGCAAGCACTGGCTTCGCGGCCTCTGCAAGAAGGGCGACCAGTGCAAGTTCCTGCACCAGTATGACGTCACCAGGATGCCCGAGTGCTACTTCTACTCCAAGTTCGGTCAGTGACGCCCCTTCCTGGtgccagccccccaccccggaGGGTAGCAGTGGGGGCcatggggtgggaggaaggcttGGGCGCGGCACCCAAAGGAGGCCTCGTGCATCCCAGGTGGCAGACCAGGCCTCCCTGAGCCGCCGGTGcctgcttctcccaccccctAAAGAAACCAGAACTGGCCTCTGCTCCTGGCTTAACTGCCCCAGCAGACTCAGGCACACACAGCCCATCCCGgcaaggggaggagagggtggggctggACTCAAAGGCTGAATTGTTTCCCTCCCCAGAACCGGCTAATCGCACAGCCAGACTGGCTGTCTGGAAATAAGCCTGGAACAGGCCATCTCTCAAGCCCCCGGGGGTGGGTCCGAGCTAGCGTTTCCCAAACAGCAGAGCCATTCACCGTGCTCGCGGTCCCCACGGAGCACCTGCCCCATCGCCACGCACCGCCGCCCGCCCTTTCAACCGTCTTGCtatttttaactcttcttttagaagaaaatgttacATTGCTTCCGTCAATGGAAAACCAGCATCGCTTATTGGCAGTAGAAAGTCACTGTACACACATGATCATGAGCTTCAGAAGCGTGGTCCCTGAGATGGTCTTGTGTGGTCAGGTCTGGACCCACGCCCCCCACCCCGACTCACGTCTTTGTCCTCCGAGGGGCTACATGGGGGGAGCCACAGCCAGTTCCCGCCTCGTTTAAGAACAGATTCTGTGAATGTGTTTCAGGTCTTCGCtttctcaataaaattttacagCTCAGTGCTTTACAGAGTTGGAAGGAGCCTTAAGGATTATCTagtccagtggttttcaaactgtacTCTGAAGAGGGACTTGGAGGGAGAGAGCTGGACCAGTCTCCAGGGACACCTCTGTCTGAGGCCGCTTGCCTTTGAAGCGTTGGGGGCTGCGGGCAGCTGTTTCTCATTAGTGTTGATGGATGGGGGGTCCTGGGTATCCAGGAAGAAGGCAAACCACCCTCCCCATCCCAAGGTCAGCAAGGGCTTCCCCTAGGCTCAAATTCTGTTTCCTGCCTGCTCCCTGGACTTGAGAACTGGCCATGGCAATCCAGGAGGGCTGCCTGCATGTGTCTCTTGTAAGGAAGGACAAAGTTTATCTGGAGCCTGGCTCCCCTTGGTCAtcatctaaaatttttattttaaaatgccacttTATTCTTTCAGTAAGCCCTGGTCGGTTTCCTTTTGGGGATCGGGTACTGGGTTGGGGCCCGGATATGGGAATAGGACCAGGTCCCCTTCTGCCCTCAAATAATTCCCATTGTGAGGGGCAGACATATACATCAATGGTTACAATATGTAACCTGTATTTTTGATCTTGGAGTTAACGAATGAATGATCTCTTTCTAATGTCAACGTGTACTTATCATTCTTATTGGGAGTGaattgttttactttaaaaatgttgttgGGGAGATGTAGGAGTGGGGAAGGGCAGTTGAAACGGGCTAGGAAGCTCCGGTGGGGACTCTGGCTCTGCTCTTGATTGTGCTCGTCCAGAAGGTACCTGGGGCTGGTGTCTGTGACAGGCGGACCGCAGGGTGAGGGGCGGGTGCCACCTGCTGGCTGAGAGAGGAGCGCAGAGCCGGCACCCAGGCCAGGGCGGAAAGGCAACCCCGGTGCACTGACTTCCCAGGGTCTCCCTCTATTAATGTTCGCCAGCCCAGTGGGGGATGTCACTTCCATTCCTTAGGAGGATGGAGCCCAAAGTTAGCACCGTACAAGTGCAAGGTGGGAAGCACTTGCCAGCTCTCTACTGAATCCTGCTCATGGCTCCTTCAGAGCCCCGGGTCCCTAAGAGAAGTTTAAGAGGGCCCTTCCAGCATCTCCTGGTGGTCTATGCAAACAGGGCTGGCTGCTCCTAGGAGAGCAGGAGTCTTGGTCTAATGCACAGATTAGAGCACAGGCTTAGAGGAACTGCAGGTGTCCCTCTGCACCCCGTTTGTCTTCATCCCGGTGCTGACTGTGAAGCAGTATTCTGCCCTTCTTGGCATTTCCCCCAGAAAGAACTGCACCCTGGGCTTTGGAAGCAGTGTAGGTCTCAttgtggagacagagagagggctTTGACCACAACGCATGGCAACATCTCCATTCAGCGTCTACGTCCTCTTGGGCCTCTAGCTCTGGGACTCCCCTTTCTCACCTctccctgtcccttcctccttAGTAGCCCCTAAACACCTCCAGTTCCAGTCCCTCCTCCTGGATGTCTGGCCCTGCCCCAACTCTTCCAGACATGGCTGCTCACACCCAAGCCCCGTTTGGCAAATACGATTGGGATCCGCCTTTCTTAGGTTGCAGGAAGGATTAGAAATATCTTGCTGTCTTCAAGAAGCTGCTGACGACCAGAAGGCAGGCAAGTGGCTTATATGCAAGGGGCCAGGTCAGTCTAGTGTCAGGAGGGCGGAAGTGACCAACAAGACGAGCCTGTTTATGCACAAAGAACACTGGACTTTTCAGGTGATTGCAACAACAAGGAATGTTCCTTTCTCCACGTGAAGCCGGCTTTCAAGACCCGGGACTG encodes the following:
- the CPSF4L gene encoding putative cleavage and polyadenylation specificity factor subunit 4-like protein isoform X2 encodes the protein MQEVIAGLERFTFTFEKDVEMQKGTGLLPFQGMDKSGSAVCNFFAKGLCEKGRLCPFRHDRGEKMVVCKHWLRGLCKKGDQCKFLHQYDVTRMPECYFYSKFGDCNNKECSFLHVKPAFKTRDCPWYDQGFCKDGPLCKYRHIRRVMCINYLAGFCPEGSKCQFAQ